The genomic region ctcTCTCAAAAAAATgagtatttctttttctttaatcaGAAATTATtgtatatttagttatttacataatatttagataaattgtattttatttattaatataatgATATTTTAACTAAAGTTTATTATTCAGAGAAATACATACTACTATATTACTTCAATTTATTAATATATGGAGcacaatttttatataaatttagtagttttttctttattttagtaTAAATAATACATCTTTTTATtcctatataaataattaaagaaaattgTGATGTATAACAATTAGAGCTAGAAGTGAGTCAAATCAACTCATAAGCCCGTTCGAATTTGACTCGTCAATAGTTTGATAAGTTGAACACGTGAGTTAGTGAGCCTAGAATTgaactcataaattaaatgagtcaaATTTGAGTTTGGATAANNNNNNNNNNNNNNNNNNNNNNNNNNNNNNNNNNNNNNNNNNNNNNNNNNNNNNNNNNNNNNNNNNNNCAATCAAATGACGCCAGATAAGCATAAACACTACAAATCTCGTAAACTTAAAAGTACCTTACCCTTTCATTAAAAGCTTTGTTTAATGtctacataaaataaataaaaaaaaaaaacaaaaactttaTCACTTAGAGCATAGAACACACCACTTGTATTCTATAGTGTTCCGGGTGTGGAACCTTTGAAGCTTCTTCCTCAGTTTCAGAATTACAAGCTCCTATCTTTCTAAAATAATGGCTTCACTTTCTCTCAACATGGTTTCAGTTCCACCAAGAACAACAACAATCTCATGCACAAGAACAAGGGTGCCTTCACTTCCTTTCTCATTCACTAGTAGGTTGACTCACCACAGCACTTTCTGGTTTTCTTGGTTGTTGAAAGAGTACAACATTGGGTTTTGCAAAGTACCATTTTTAGTGTTCTTATGTAACATGCACTAATTTGCTTATGTTTAGTTTTTCATGAATCAAATGACactcaattttgttatttttagGCTTTTTTGGTGCTTGTGGCTTCATGGGGTCTAATGGTTTTGGTGTTTTTGTGTGAAAATTGATTTCAGGGAGGAGATTAACTATTAGAGCAACAGAAACCGATACAAATAATGGTAATTTGTGCTTTCTTGAGTTACTATTTTGATGTTCCTTTTTCAATTGGTcatgtttttctttctttgttgggGGGTGGGGGTTGGGATTGAGCAGTTAAGTCTCAGGCACCGGATAAGGCTCCTTCGAAAGACGGTTCAAGCATCAATCAGCTTCTTGGTATTAAAGGAGCTGCTCAAGAATCAGTGAGTTAATCAACTCTGTGTTTTTTGTTGAGTTGTGATGGTTACAAATTTGGGTTTCAATTTTCATTATGAATGCACAAAATGATCTCAATTAGATTTAATAAATAAAGCTTGATTAGCACCACAATTTCATTCACTTTTATTTTCTTCACTTATTTAAAATTGAGAAGTAGGAGTTCAAGAATGAATGCCAAGCAAGTGTAGTTGTTCTAGACAAAATTTCTAATTCTTCATACTGTTCTTGACAAAATATTCCAAATCTGACCACAACACGACGCGTATTTTACCCCAAGTTATATATGTTTCTTAACAGTCTTGATGCTATTTGAAACTTGTTTCTACTTTTGTAAACTCTCTCCTCATGCGGAGGGTGAACTACAATGCACAACCTTGTAAATTAGGGCGCAGTCTGATGGGAGCCTAGTGTATTAGGCTGCCATTCATACATTCTTGAAAATGTAGTTGAGCATGTTGAAAACAAATTAAGTTTGAATCTGTTTATAAAGTACTAACCCGAAAGTTTTTGGCCACTGAAAATTTATTGCTTTGTTTACGTGTACTTGTTAGTTAAGATTATGAAATGATGAGACAACTTTGGTTTTGTACTTATTCTTTCTATTTATGCTGTGCAGAATAAATGGAAGATTCGCCTTCAACTTACAAAACCTGTCACTTGGCCTCCGTTGGTTTGGGGTGTAGTCTGTGGCGCCGCTGCTTCTGGTACTACATTTTAGTTTAATCTCATTAAGTGATATTCATGGCCTAGAAAAAACTGATATGATTAATAGTATTCTGTTGAAATGTTGCTAGTATTGTTCTCTCTTTAATTCTCCTTATTATTGGGTTCCTCATCCCTTGGTAGGTATAATCACAGTATGACAGTATCCACGGGCAAGGAGTATCTTTACAGTGTTATTTCTGAATTAATCTGAAACTGATATTGTACGTTACATGATTTACATTAATTCTGAACATCTTAAGTGACAACAATAGGCAATGCTTCCATTATTGATCATCTGAGTATTACACTAAAAAAGGAAAACATCTGTAGATGAGTAGAATTATAACTTCTTGGTGGTATTCCAGAGGTGATTTATTAACTTAAAACAATCAAGAATATGCATGAGCTTGTTTCtcagattttcttttctttctctttttctttctttgtttctgtATCTATTGTTGGATTGTATGGATTAATATTTGAAATGTGCATTGCACGTACACAATTTATAGTTGTTACACACCTTTATTTATGTAATTACCTAACATAACATTTTAGTGCTTCTAACTTAACATTTAACATGTAACAACACGTTACTGATCAACATAATTGTCAAAAGTAGGATGTAATTGTTCAAGACAAGATTCAAGGAAATTTAAGTGTGTATGCAAAGCATAAGTTATATAGTTGGAAGACTGTATCCAACTTAGGTGCAAGTTACTGGCTTAGTAAGATAAGCTAGCGCTACAATGTGGCACACGAATGTTCAAAGGAGATAGATACCATCAAGTACATTAAACATGTTCAAAGGGCATAGATACCATTAATGTCTCTGATCTACTGATGTTTCTGCATCAATCTTCTGTCTGAGCAGGAAATTTTCATTGGACTATTGAGGATGTTGCTAAATCAATTGTGTGCATGTTGATGTCTGGCCCGTTTCTAACAGGATATACTCAGGTAATAACTTTGTTATCGAGTTTTACACTTTACTAGCCTGCCAGTAGTGAATGGAAGTTTCGGACCAATATAACCTTGATTTTGCTATTGTTTTTCTTTAGACTATAAATGATTGGTATGACCGAGAGATCGATGCAATAAATGAACCTTATCGACCAATTCCTTCTGGGGCTATATCTGAGAACGAGGTGTGTTAAATCTGAGACTGATGTTTTGTTTCTTATGTTCTTTACTTGTTTGGTCACCACATATTTCGTTTTTTCACTCAAAATCCCACAGGTTATCACTCAAATATGGGTGCTGCTACTAGGAGGTCTTGGCTTGGCAGGCCTATTAGACGTATGGGTAGGTACTGCTTAGTCTTGAGATCCATTTGATTAAAAATTTTCCAGTTTGATGTGTATAATTACACACATGTAGCTCATTCATAAAAATCTTCATATCGTTTTTACCCCGATTCTAAACATACCCTTAGCATCAATTTCCTGTAGGGTAGTTGCTAAAATATTTCTGTTATAGGCAGGACATGACTTCCCCATAGTTTTTTACCTTGCCGTGGGTGGATCACTTCTGTCATACATATATTCTGCTCCTCCTTTGAAGGTAAACATTTAAATTCTTCTCATTCTCTTTTCCATTATTGTTAATATgtcatattattttttatttttttacttttgtgGTTCTTTGACTAAGTTTCACTTACAATTTAGTTAAAACAAAATGGATGGATCGGAAACTTTGCCCTCGGAGCAAGTTACATCAGCTTACCATGGTACAGTACATTTTACTTATATAATATTTGTACATTATGAGTTTTGTAGTTTTAACCGATAACCTGATTTAGTTAATTCATTGGCTTTGTTTGTCTATCTGCTGATCTTGATTCATGATTAGATTGATCATGTTTGATTTGTTTCTAAAGCATCATTTCTATGATTGAACTGTCTTTGACAAGTTCTTAATCATTTTATTGCTGCAGGTGGGCTGGTCAGGCTTTGTTTGGGACACTCACACCCGACATTATTGTCCTGACGTTGCTATACAGCATTGCTGGAGTATGTAGTAAATTCTACATGGCATTTCGTTGAAATACAATATTACTTAGCATAGTGTCATGATGTGATGTTAAGAGGGTGCAATAGATTTGTTGCTAATACTTTTGGTGTTACACTGTAGTTGGGCATTGCCATTGTCAATGACTTCAAGAGTATTGAAGGGGATAGAGCTCTTGGGCTTCAGGTCAATTCTGTTACCCTCTTCCTTTCCATTACTGTAACatgaaatttcaatttttttcagaAATTTTGGTCTTGCAAATTCACTAACACTGAAGTTGATGCTCTGACCTTTTCTATTGGCAATCTAATATGCAGTCTCTTCCGGTTGCTTTCGGTACTGAAACTGCAAAATGGATTTGTGTTGGTGCTATTGACATTACACAATTATCTGTTGCTGGTATATTTTTTATCCCTCCAATACTTAGATATTTGATCTGCATTCGAAGGTTCCTTTTCGTTTTAATATACATTGTACTCTATCTGGAAATTATTCATCATACTAAACCATTATTGTGTATCTTTATTATTTGTGGGTTGTAACCTTGACAGTTAAATTTACTTATGCAAGATAGAGTTGAAataaaaatgcatttaaaactaTAACATTGATATTACAATAGGTCTAAATCATATTAAGCCATGCTTTTGTCAAGAATAGTGTCTACTCTCTACATTCTAGATGGTCCTTTTGACATTTTTGGCGCACACACAAATCAATGTATATAAGAATTGAATTTATTAGTGTATCAGAATTGTCAAAAGTCAAACTGCCACTTGTATGAAATCGATGGTCTAGAATACCGGcagatgaatttttttttgtcttgaaAGCATCGGCACGTCCTCGTCCTTGCCCTTATGAAAATTTGCGTTTCATTGCTGACGTTTACCATTGCAGGGTATCTTCTTGCGACTGGTAAACAGTACTATGCACTGGCTTTACTCGGCTTGATAATTCCGCAAGTCGTATTTCAGGTAAAGCACACAATTACACCATTCTTGTTGTTGCTTATTTTGTTAACTATCTTCTACAAAATGTTATGACAGCTAATAGTATTACATGCTAACATCTAAAAATGATTCATGATCACTTCATCTTATGTCTTGCAGTTCCAATACTTTCTCAAGGACCCTGTGAAGTATGATGTTAAATATCAGGtatgtacataaaaaataatcaatataatATGGGACTTGAGGAACAGATTTAGAGAATAGAAAGCTTTGTGAATAAAATATGAGAAACTGACTTTATTCATATTGATAGTAGAACAAGTATATATACAAAGCATGAGAGACTATAGTATTTTATTATGGGGTTTCATGGACCATGGTATTTTCTTATTTAAAAACTATTATAATTCTTAATTTCCTAAGTTTTTATTTATAAACTTAAAACATGTATCATTTGAATGTTTCAGGCTAGTGCACAGCCATTCCTGGTGCTTGGTCTTCTGGTTACTGCTCTTGCAACAAGCCACTGATCTTTAATGTGAATAGTTTCTGATATTGATATGGATAGAAGAATTAAAGATGAAAGGAAGTGAGTCACTATTgaaaaaaaagtaattaacaaatattaGAGTTGCTTTAATTTCTTTAGGAACCTACATGTTTTAGATACATTCTATAGTTTCTTTGCCTTTTGACACCCTGCATCTGCATGGATTGAGTTATGATCTAAGGCTAGCTGGTCCATTGCTGTGcttatttaaatttcttttttatctatataaaaaaatatatttttggtttattattttcttttttctaatcCACTAAGTTTTGATGATTTATTATTGTTTAGTTGAGAAGAAACTTATTGTACAAAATGTTGTTTGCTGTAACTTTACACGAAACACACTAGTGAAAATTTGGTTCCATTGTCCAACATCAAATGGTTGAATTAGGCTTTCTATTTGTGCAAGAAATTTAATGATGGGTTAATTAGTTAACTTTCTTTTGGTTTACcattagcattgttgttttaactTGTGACCTTCCAGATTCATGAAGTAAAATTGAATTTAGTACTttataagagtttaatttttatatagTGACAGTGTAAAGAGTTTTACATGATTATCTAATCAGATTCATGCGTTTAGATGACTTTAAAGAAGTGTGTTTGAAAATTAATTACTTTCACCGACTGACAATACACAATTGATTGTCtttataaattctttttatattttaatataaaatcaagTTGACTAACTANNNNNNNNNNNNNNNNNNNNNNNNNNNNNNNNNNNNNTATCAAACAAGcatttcaaatatatatatatatatatgaaaggaCCAATGACTCATGCTCGCTGAGATAACATGTGATACTATTttagtaaaagaaataaaaactgcTCAAGAAACATATAGCAAGCACATACATGATGCATTAAAAACCGAAAAAGAAATATACACTGAGAATGCAATAAAGTATACAATGTTCCAGAAATgtttttcttctctcctttttattCTTGCTTCTGCATTATTCATAGCATACTAAATAGTGACTAGTAACTTCTCCATATCAGAACTTTGTAACTCTTTCCTCCACGAGTTTCTACTCAACACACAGCAGAGGAAATATCCGGCAAAGAATTCTGTCCAGAAATTGCCAATATTGCAGCCTCCATTTCTTCCAAAACAAGAGGGGAACAATCACAATTCTGAGTCCGAAAACCGATCCCAGTTCTGCACTCACTAAATTCCAGTGAACTTCACAAGCTAGGCTTCCACATGGTGGCATTGCAAGTGGTGGCAGTGTATGCATTCCATGATCTGGAGTTTTGGTGAGTGGAGGTCCATACAACCCATCATTGCCTTCAAATGAGCTTGCTTCGAATGACTGAAGTTGAGTACCTGGTGGGATCTTCCCAATCAAATGATTATAGAAGAGATTTAAGGCTGAGAGAAAGCTTAAACTTGCAAGATTATTGGGAATTTCTCCTTCAAGCGAGTTGTTTGacagacccaatgactcaagctaTATCAGATTTCCAATGGTTGATGGAATTCTACCCGAAAGACCATTACTTCACAAGTTGAGCACATACAGTGCATTCAAATCCATTAATTCCTTTGGTATTGGCCCTTCAAATTGATTGTGTGAGAAATCAATGGAAATGAAGATCGTTAGGATTTTAACCAAAACAATTTGTTGACCTTAGCTTGTGACTGTTATTGAATCCTGATAATATATATCACCAACTGGAAATTCAAgatgttctaccttagattgatcTTCTCCCACATTAGACATCATGGCTTTCCAATTTCTGAACCATATTCCAGGAAATTTATAGTTAAAGGCCACATCAACAATCTGAATCTTTTTCCAAAACACCACTGTCTTTTACACATCTCATCGGACTGTGGAATTTATTGTTCCGCAAAACCAGGACGCAAACGGTGGATATCTTTCTTAGAAAGCAAGGAAAGCCCCCAATGATCTTATTTCTTCCAATGTCTAATACCTCTAAGGCAGTGCAATGTGCCAGAGACTTTGGAAGTGGCCCTGCTAATGGATTTCCATTGAAAACAATAGTCTTTAGAGCACAAGAACTTGGAAATATATTGGGGAACTTTGCCTGATATTTTGTTATTGGAAAGGTCAAGAACTTGAAGGTTTGAAGCATTGCACAAGGAATGAGGGATGCTGCCGTGAAAACTATTGTTTGCGAGAGAAAGATAAATTGTATCAGACATGTAATGACCAATATCTGCTGGGATAACAGAGCTAAAATTGTTGCTCGAGTAATCCACAAAGGAAGCATAATGAAGAAAGCCTGGGATCTGCTCTTGCAGTTTATTGAATTGAAGGTAAAGGCTGTACAAATTATGAGTACGGTTCTGCAATGGCCCTtcaaaattagttaaaaaattgtGAGTGATATCAAGATAGTCAAGACTATCTAGTCTCCAAATCCAGTTGGATACTGTTCCTTGAATCTGGTTATATGAGAGGTTCAAATCATGTAATCCAGATTAGTACCTCAAGAAATCAGGGAAAGTTTTCAAGTTGCAAGATGCCATGAAGTAGGAATTGTTCCACTAAATTTGCAGCTATAAAGAAGTAATATTGATAAGGTGAAttctatattatttttaaaagtgaaaaaataaaatattttcaaataaaaagtaaaatatttaaaatttattagatCTTATTTATTTGTCCTTTTTTAGTTAGACACAATGTCACCTGTTGATAAATGCAGCATGTTACCAATAGAAAGGGGAAGTGGAACTGTCCCACAAAGCCAGCATGTGACAAGTTCAAATAAGTCAAGTTCTCCAATTTGTTGAATTTGGATGGAACGGAAGAATTGAAGTAAACTCTGGAGATGTTGGAGACTGACAAGGCTGCTTGAATTGTCTCACTCAAATCAAGAGCAATAACATGAGCATCATGATCACAAGATACGCCACTCCAATCACAGCATGCAATACTTTGATTCCATGTCTTCAACTTGGTGGAATATTGATGGTCGAACGTGAAGTTGTTCTTGAATTGAAGCAACAAGGACCTCTGATACACATGCAATAATGGATGATTGATATCACCAAAAAGAAGATGATTTGTTGAACCTTCATTGATAATTTCATCTTAAATCTTCTTTACATTTAGGCTGAAACCAATTATTAGCTATGTTTCccaaaattgattaaaaaaaatcactTGTCTATTAATTTTCAGTTTTCTTTCCCACCCAAACTGATTGTAATAAGAtggtttgattcaaatttaattaCAAAACTAGAATGATGCCCGCACTGCGCGAAAcggtaaattaatgatagtatacaataaatattagaaattgttatattttataaaaataaattaaataggtgtaaattaaagttaaatttaaaaggtgttttatttaaaataatttataatacaAAAGATTTGGATGTTAGGAATTGTACaaagtgacatttttatttggtggtttgattttgACATTTATTTTAGTTGATGGACTTAGTCTTTTTATGTAGCGCtcgtcttcttttttctttattggtTGTTGTTAGAGTTGTTACTTTCTTCTTTCTGTCATAGATTCTTGTAAAggcatgttctttatgaattgttgagttggatgcactttctattgtgttgtttgtttcATCTTTGCATGTATGTTCTTCTTCTGAATATATGTCTTGAATTTGTATggttttctttcttcttaatctCTTGATGGAGTGGTACTTCAATGCCATTACTTTTCTAGAGTGTCATTAGATTTGAAGCAATTGTGCCTAATAATTTTTTGCTTCGCCATCAAATAATACAAAAGTTATTGTAGTACTTTAATCTGAAACCTTTAATTGAATTCTGAATCTAAAATAAGTATTGGATtagtaactaataatttgatagatagaattatgaaaagtatatagaattaccttattgttggatattgtggtgtttgattatatgtgccacaaatgtagttttttttttatatgctttTTTCGAACACTTTTCACATTCAACATAATTTCATACAAATTTGTCATCAATTTCGTATAGTTACTAAAATTGTGAAGATCTTTTCCTATTCCAATATTCAATTTATGTATTCATTAGGTACACGGTATTTGAGTAAGTATGAATGTATGATGCATGTTGTGAGTTTTTTTTTGTCATACCTGATCATCAGATTCTCGTTGCATGGCTATTAGATCTTGGATAGTTATTCAATTTCTAATCATTCtgtcttgaaagaatgatgctccATTGAATAAGTTTGAGATGTTTAATTTAGAAATAAATTTTGTGTgttaaatttgatgttatttgaaAGAATAGTGGTAAGAGACTTACATAAGTAGTTCAAATAGTATGGAATTTGAATACttgtaacgtaaaatttattataattaacaatattatattataaatttattgtattgtttataacggtaagatataataaatataggaatatgAATTCAATGTATTTGTACGTTACAAATTTATTGtattatattttttagttttttttttgtatattttattttttgttaatttaaaaataataattgatttGACAAAATTTGAGTGGTTGATTCTAACATTTTGCCAAATAAATAATATTGCTGACATAGCGTTAGTAAAAGAAGAGAAATAACTTTAAATTAATGTAGATAAATTtatgtatctacttttatatattaagaatagatatgAATTAATCCTGCTTGATATCTGAATTAAACGGAATAAAAAGGAAGATAGTAGTGTATGCCCGACAACCGTGTTTCAtaaaaattttatgataaattttggGTAATGCTAGATCGATAAAAAAACAGctagaacttgtcttatttagcattaattaattattataacaattaatgaatactaaataagacaaattatgaCTGTTTTTGCCTAATTTTCTTTGATTACCAAACATTTctctaaattttactaaatttttaacttttttttataatNNNNNNNNNNNNNNNNNNNNNNNNNNNNNNNNNNNNNNNNNNNNNNNNNNNNNNNNNNNNNNNNNNNNNNNNNNNNNNNNNNNNNNNNNNNNNNNNNNNNNNNNNNNNNNNNNNNNNNNNNNNNNNNNNNNNNNNNNNNNNNNNNNNNNNNNNNNNNNNNNNNNNNNNNNNNNNNNNNNNNNNNNNNNNNNNNNNNNNNNNNNNNNNNNNNNNNNNNNNNNNNNNNNNNNNNNNNNNNNNNNNNNNNNNNNNNNNNNNNNNNNNNNNNNNNNNNNNNNNNNNNNNNNNNNNNNNNNNNNNNNNNNNNNNNNNNNNNNNNNNNNNNNNNAAAATATTTTATGTCTCTAtatcaattaaaaaatattttgtgatgatatatatattttaaaccaTTTAAGATAagctaaaaaaatttttattatataaaatgtattttataaaaatataaaagtatctGATATCTCCTTCTGCATGGCCGATATCCATACATGGCTTTAGATTAAAAACTAAAGTAAACTAAATCAACACCATTTTAGCACCTTCGCATAGAAAATTTTTCGATGGGCTGATTTCCTCTCAAAATTTCTAATATAAATTATGAAACACAATAACTGTTGTACAACATAATATTTAGAAATtgtccaaaattttaattttctcatCTCTCTGGCCCAAACATTCTTTCCAAAAGTTTAGTTCTAGTAGTAGTTTGATAATTTGGTGTTTTAGAAATTAGAACTAAAATTGCACCAAAAAAATACTCAGGGAGAACCCAAAATAATCGTATTCTTCAAgcacaaaaattcaaaataattagttTGAGTCTGGCTTTACACAGTTTGAACTAAAAACAGAGGACAGTGTGCAATACTTTGATTCCATTATTTCATGGATATGCTTCATCGAATATTCAGGGCTTCAAAGCAAGGTATGAAAGCTAGGCATGATACCAGAAATACAAGCGGCCGTTTATATAACGTAAAATGTGCCAATGACAAACTTGTTTGTCTCATCACTTTCCAGCCAACTGAAGTTAAAATCTTTTTACTCATCAATTTTTAACACAGTTGGGAAAATCTACCAGGAATTAGAAGTATTACTACAGagattaataattttattttgccAAATACATGACTAAGCATTACAAAATTGATGTATAGGTTGCAATACTTTGTTAGTTCAGTAGCAAAGATGAAATGATATTTGCACCCGTCATAAGAAAGCATTACTATGCTAAACCACGATTCTAATTCTCTAAAGGAAAATATTAGATTTGTCGTTACATCATTAAACACATCATTACAGACAAACCATACACTCTTACCATCAAACCCTAACAACTAAAACACTAGTAATAATAAGCAGAACCTCTCAATATATGCTAGCTAGCTAGTTATTATTAGAGAACTCTCGACACTGGACCTAAATACCTTGTTATACATTAACCCTAAACTAATCACTACCAAGTACTAATAAATTAAGCACACATACATTAGCAGCTAGCATACATGATTAGGATTATAATGGTACTACTTGTTTTGGTTCTTGGTGGCAAACTTGGACTCATCAATCTCAACACCTTCCTCTTCAGCACGCTCTTCTCCAGATTTCTCCATGGTGCTGAATCCACCCTTGCGACCCATCTCTTGGTACC from Arachis ipaensis cultivar K30076 chromosome B02, Araip1.1, whole genome shotgun sequence harbors:
- the LOC107625777 gene encoding chlorophyll synthase, chloroplastic produces the protein MASLSLNMVSVPPRTTTISCTRTRVPSLPFSFTRRRLTIRATETDTNNVKSQAPDKAPSKDGSSINQLLGIKGAAQESNKWKIRLQLTKPVTWPPLVWGVVCGAAASGNFHWTIEDVAKSIVCMLMSGPFLTGYTQTINDWYDREIDAINEPYRPIPSGAISENEVITQIWVLLLGGLGLAGLLDVWAGHDFPIVFYLAVGGSLLSYIYSAPPLKLKQNGWIGNFALGASYISLPWWAGQALFGTLTPDIIVLTLLYSIAGLGIAIVNDFKSIEGDRALGLQSLPVAFGTETAKWICVGAIDITQLSVAGYLLATGKQYYALALLGLIIPQVVFQFQYFLKDPVKYDVKYQASAQPFLVLGLLVTALATSH